A single uncultured Methanolobus sp. DNA region contains:
- a CDS encoding glycosyltransferase family A protein, with amino-acid sequence MNSNYILITPCKNEAETLPALISSILNQTIKPVVWTIIDDDSDDNTEQIINDAMDMCPWIQYLKLNQSQKRDIGIHLAEVMQKAFEHSIIYCNTNSINYFYVGNVDADLTLDSSFFENLIIEFENDSLLGVASGGTDYTVGNKTIPSRAPEDEPSGGHMLIRKKCYEDCGGFPISHAADSVLKAKARMSGWKTKRFEENRALEARDVDSAEGYWIGFCKKGEAAYFINLPLIHVILKATKISSRYPYYGGLPYVLTYLKSMAKRSQRLSDPDLKKYYKNKWKQNIKKRL; translated from the coding sequence TTGAATTCAAATTATATTTTAATAACACCATGCAAGAATGAAGCTGAAACCCTTCCTGCTTTAATTAGTTCAATTTTAAACCAAACAATAAAGCCAGTGGTATGGACAATTATTGATGATGATAGTGATGATAACACTGAACAAATTATCAATGATGCAATGGATATGTGTCCTTGGATACAATATCTAAAGTTAAATCAAAGCCAAAAAAGGGATATTGGTATTCACCTTGCTGAAGTAATGCAAAAGGCATTTGAGCATTCAATTATTTATTGTAATACTAACTCTATCAATTATTTTTACGTAGGAAATGTAGATGCAGACCTTACATTAGATTCCTCTTTTTTTGAGAATCTCATTATTGAATTTGAAAATGATTCTCTTTTAGGCGTTGCTAGTGGTGGAACGGATTACACCGTTGGAAATAAAACAATTCCTTCGAGAGCTCCAGAAGATGAACCTTCTGGTGGTCATATGCTTATAAGGAAAAAATGTTATGAAGATTGTGGAGGTTTTCCGATATCTCATGCTGCAGATTCTGTCTTAAAAGCAAAAGCAAGAATGAGTGGATGGAAAACTAAAAGGTTTGAAGAGAATCGAGCTTTGGAAGCAAGGGATGTAGATAGTGCTGAAGGGTATTGGATTGGGTTCTGTAAAAAAGGGGAAGCTGCATATTTTATAAATCTTCCTTTAATTCATGTCATCTTAAAGGCTACTAAAATTTCATCCAGATATCCTTATTATGGAGGACTGCCCTATGTTTTAACTTACTTAAAAAGCATGGCAAAAAGAAGCCAAAGGTTATCTGACCCAGATTTGAAAAAATACTACAAAAATAAATGGAAACAAAACATCAAAAAAAGATTGTGA
- a CDS encoding DUF354 domain-containing protein, with protein sequence MRILFETTHPAHVHCFKNIIGNLKTNGHEVIVAAKDKEVTLKLLDSYKIDYEIVGTNRKGMLNKALGLINTDYKLYKLSKKFKPDVLVGRGSISLAHLSILTQKPYIALIDTENAHLIAYLSAPFANKICASECYQGKINQKKELRFRGYKELAYLHPNHFRPDPTVLDLAGLEKEEKFIIVRFVAWGATHDIGDKGFTDKEKLINELIKYRRVLISSETKLPDSIEKYRINAPPELIHSLLYYADLFIGESATMATESAVLGTPSIFVSSSRRGYTDELENKYDMLYNFTDSMQSQQRAISKATEILMDGSSNEKWNKKMERFFRDKEDITAFMLNEIVKYDGDSK encoded by the coding sequence ATGAGAATTCTTTTTGAAACTACACATCCAGCCCATGTTCATTGTTTTAAAAACATAATTGGAAACCTTAAAACAAATGGTCATGAAGTGATAGTTGCTGCTAAGGACAAAGAAGTGACATTAAAACTACTTGATTCCTATAAGATTGACTATGAAATTGTTGGAACAAACAGAAAAGGCATGCTAAATAAAGCATTAGGTCTTATTAATACAGACTATAAATTATATAAATTATCAAAGAAATTTAAACCTGATGTCCTAGTAGGGCGTGGTTCAATTTCACTTGCACATTTAAGTATTCTAACTCAAAAACCATACATAGCATTAATTGATACAGAAAATGCACACCTAATAGCATATTTGAGTGCTCCTTTCGCAAATAAAATATGTGCTTCAGAATGCTACCAAGGAAAAATCAATCAAAAAAAAGAACTCAGATTTCGAGGATATAAAGAACTTGCATATCTCCATCCAAATCACTTTAGGCCAGATCCAACAGTGCTCGACCTAGCAGGACTTGAAAAAGAGGAGAAATTCATCATTGTGAGATTTGTTGCATGGGGAGCTACACATGATATTGGTGATAAAGGATTCACAGATAAAGAAAAACTAATAAATGAACTTATAAAATATAGGCGTGTTCTAATAAGCTCTGAAACAAAACTACCAGATAGCATAGAGAAATATCGAATAAATGCACCCCCTGAACTCATTCATAGCTTACTATATTATGCAGATTTGTTTATCGGGGAAAGTGCAACTATGGCCACAGAAAGTGCTGTTTTAGGTACACCTTCCATATTTGTATCTAGCTCAAGAAGAGGATATACAGATGAACTGGAAAATAAATATGACATGCTTTATAATTTTACTGATTCTATGCAATCACAGCAAAGGGCCATCTCCAAAGCAACCGAAATCTTGATGGATGGAAGTTCAAATGAAAAATGGAATAAAAAAATGGAAAGATTCTTCAGAGATAAAGAAGATATTACCGCTTTTATGTTGAATGAAATTGTCAAATATGATGGTGATAGTAAATAA
- a CDS encoding acyltransferase, whose product MTKINKIHNISKAEELFRSCLMKIAKSIFSYKLRRSIYRYLGMKIGKDSFIGSGLEVIDITLANQIILGERVTIAPSATIVVSSGPNKSKLSRIYPRKIEKVIIDDDAWIGTGSILLPGVKIGTMSIVGSGSVVTKDVQPYTIVAGVPAKIIKRIEVDSDENSF is encoded by the coding sequence TTGACAAAAATAAATAAAATACACAATATTTCGAAAGCTGAAGAGCTTTTCAGATCATGTCTTATGAAAATAGCCAAGTCTATTTTTTCATATAAATTACGTAGAAGCATCTATAGATACCTTGGTATGAAAATAGGAAAAGATTCGTTTATTGGTTCTGGCCTAGAAGTTATAGATATTACATTAGCAAATCAGATTATACTTGGAGAGCGAGTAACAATTGCGCCCTCTGCAACAATTGTTGTCTCTTCGGGACCTAATAAATCAAAACTAAGTAGAATTTACCCCCGGAAAATTGAAAAAGTTATCATAGACGATGATGCTTGGATAGGAACAGGAAGCATACTTTTGCCGGGAGTAAAAATAGGAACAATGTCAATAGTAGGTTCTGGTTCAGTGGTTACCAAAGATGTTCAACCATATACGATTGTTGCAGGTGTACCGGCAAAAATTATAAAAAGAATAGAGGTTGATAGCGATGAGAATTCTTTTTGA
- a CDS encoding polysaccharide deacetylase family protein — MTNDVEHQSIALNREDSSIPLQIYKQGLPRLLSIYSKYDVASTFYFTGMFAEQSPESLELVKEHGHEIGCHGYDHSPMRSFDILNYNEQISELKKAKKAIEPVAGKIKAFRAPALRINNDTIKALNAMGFTSDSSVASQRFDGPLTFGSRKKLKWLIAPRKPYYLSYDSSIKEGNSNVLEIPISALIAPYIGTTMRVSPEITTFIEKFLFYEASHTEKPIVFLFHPNECIDYPVCTTTTRRSSSTIEYLFADLLRHKLKLKNLGVPSLKLLEDTLSRAKNHGFEFLTASEYEKTIKS; from the coding sequence ATGACCAATGATGTAGAACACCAATCAATTGCTTTAAACCGTGAAGATTCATCAATTCCCCTTCAAATATACAAACAAGGGCTTCCACGTTTGCTTTCTATTTATTCCAAATATGATGTAGCAAGTACTTTTTATTTTACTGGAATGTTTGCAGAACAAAGTCCAGAGAGTCTAGAATTAGTAAAAGAACATGGTCACGAAATTGGATGCCATGGTTATGATCACTCACCTATGCGTTCTTTTGATATTTTGAATTATAATGAACAGATATCTGAACTCAAAAAAGCAAAAAAAGCAATTGAACCTGTTGCGGGAAAAATAAAGGCTTTTCGTGCGCCTGCTTTGAGAATTAACAATGATACTATTAAAGCACTTAATGCCATGGGTTTTACTAGTGATAGCTCTGTTGCCTCTCAGCGCTTTGATGGACCTCTAACATTTGGTTCTAGAAAAAAATTAAAATGGCTCATTGCTCCTAGAAAACCATATTATTTATCATATGATTCGTCTATAAAAGAAGGAAATTCGAATGTATTAGAAATACCAATATCTGCACTTATTGCCCCTTATATTGGAACAACTATGAGAGTAAGTCCAGAAATAACGACATTTATTGAAAAATTTTTATTTTATGAAGCTTCCCATACAGAAAAACCAATTGTATTTTTATTTCATCCAAATGAATGTATTGATTATCCAGTGTGCACGACAACTACAAGGCGTTCATCAAGTACAATAGAATACCTTTTTGCAGATTTACTTAGGCATAAATTAAAGCTTAAAAACTTGGGAGTACCCTCATTAAAACTGTTAGAAGACACCTTGTCTAGAGCGAAAAATCATGGTTTTGAGTTTTTGACAGCTAGTGAATATGAAAAAACAATAAAATCATAA
- a CDS encoding lipopolysaccharide biosynthesis protein translates to MTLKSKAITGVLWISMSKVLLKVINFAIMIVLARLLDPTDFGLVSLALVFVNFFETTRDLGMESALIHYNGNENEKNIVYNTAFIIYPAVAILLYIISYHGAQYAAIFFDNENVEIIIQALLLTIVIWSFGTLPRTLLVKNLDFKKMFLPQILPKLFYGGVAILLAYSGYGVWSLVIGRIILEATSVIAYWKSLQWRPSLLFSWIKAKELLSYGKFVAAAGIVTFLLSSIDIALIGKYLGTESLGYYTIAMSIAGMFTIQAAVMLSQVIFPTYSKMQNDFSKLHDSHLKVLKLSSIFLFPATFGIISVSSYFIEAIYGNKWLPAVQILQILCIYGLVMSFNKINSTVFLALGKPDIMARVNYIHLLVLSLFIYPITTNWGIYGTSIIVTISVTIATFYSLLKSCKLLQIKLYEAFDNLLDAIKGSFLMLVGIAIIKKIIIEASAEIMLIIVVLTGSLVYLAYIIYCYREDLANGNLKDKLRAP, encoded by the coding sequence ATGACATTAAAATCAAAAGCAATTACTGGTGTACTCTGGATTTCAATGAGCAAAGTGTTGTTAAAAGTAATAAACTTTGCAATAATGATAGTACTTGCAAGGCTGCTTGATCCAACTGACTTTGGGCTGGTATCACTTGCGCTTGTGTTTGTTAATTTTTTTGAGACTACACGCGATTTAGGAATGGAATCAGCATTAATACATTATAATGGGAACGAGAATGAAAAAAATATTGTTTATAATACCGCATTCATTATTTATCCCGCAGTTGCCATTTTGCTATATATAATATCCTACCATGGTGCACAATATGCTGCAATTTTTTTTGACAATGAAAATGTAGAAATAATAATTCAAGCATTATTACTAACAATAGTCATATGGTCTTTTGGTACACTCCCAAGAACCCTTCTTGTCAAAAATCTAGATTTTAAAAAAATGTTCTTACCACAGATTTTGCCTAAATTGTTCTATGGAGGAGTAGCTATTTTGTTGGCATACTCTGGGTATGGAGTATGGAGTCTTGTAATAGGAAGAATTATTTTAGAAGCTACAAGTGTAATTGCATACTGGAAATCTCTTCAGTGGAGACCATCTTTATTGTTCAGTTGGATTAAAGCAAAAGAACTATTATCATATGGCAAATTTGTTGCAGCTGCTGGAATTGTAACCTTTCTTTTATCCAGTATAGATATTGCATTAATAGGGAAATATTTAGGCACAGAATCCTTAGGATACTATACAATCGCAATGTCAATTGCTGGAATGTTCACTATTCAAGCTGCAGTCATGTTATCACAAGTCATATTTCCCACATACTCCAAAATGCAAAACGATTTCAGTAAATTGCATGATTCACATCTAAAAGTACTAAAATTGTCATCTATTTTTCTGTTCCCTGCTACATTTGGGATAATTTCTGTATCCAGTTATTTCATAGAAGCAATTTATGGAAATAAATGGCTACCTGCAGTTCAAATATTGCAAATACTTTGCATATATGGTTTAGTTATGTCCTTTAACAAAATTAATTCTACTGTTTTCCTCGCGTTGGGAAAGCCAGATATAATGGCAAGAGTTAATTATATTCACCTACTGGTTTTATCCTTGTTTATATATCCTATTACTACCAATTGGGGAATATATGGTACAAGCATTATTGTTACAATTTCAGTAACTATAGCAACATTTTATTCTCTATTGAAATCTTGTAAACTACTGCAAATAAAATTATATGAAGCATTTGATAACTTGTTAGATGCAATAAAAGGATCATTTTTAATGCTAGTTGGAATTGCAATAATAAAAAAAATAATAATTGAAGCATCTGCTGAAATAATGCTTATTATTGTTGTTTTAACAGGTAGTTTAGTCTATTTAGCATACATAATTTATTGCTATAGAGAAGATTTAGCAAATGGCAATTTAAAAGATAAATTAAGAGCTCCCTAA
- a CDS encoding acyltransferase: MKNKLISFEFLRAIAIILILVTHSTSYLNWKFFKYSIAVFNPFFAQIGLSLFIFISGYLIYINNSDVFYNKKLLSFYKKRVFRIFPLYWLALIIFMITFNNMKPLLAQQFIVPDTQELFGFNNIIYHMFGLQILMAPNYSTPIFTLYFVGLILMFYSIYPFINSESIVKIYYKMFFIYLCSIVATLFLKIIDQSFFTFYFIFMAGVIFAKIGHIDKQQYTLLLPLVPTILVALAILNDRIFLYTDPRISITAISDSSGSIGTSTAYSIINQISSMMNLTNTSVEYTLVFIPFVLLSILFCLFTLLFSNDLNNENLPPAIQKGIINISYCSYSLYLFHRPFLTIVSSLLAPLELSPIIKDGLILVLAIPLLYSLCYHIQKIDSNISKKIMKQIR, translated from the coding sequence ATGAAAAATAAATTAATTTCTTTTGAGTTCCTTCGTGCTATTGCAATTATCTTAATACTTGTAACTCATAGCACTTCTTATTTAAATTGGAAATTTTTTAAATATAGTATAGCAGTTTTCAACCCTTTTTTTGCTCAAATTGGACTTTCACTATTCATATTCATAAGCGGATATCTTATATACATAAATAACAGTGATGTATTTTATAATAAAAAATTACTATCATTTTATAAAAAGAGAGTTTTTAGAATATTTCCTCTTTATTGGCTTGCATTAATCATCTTTATGATTACATTTAACAATATGAAACCACTTTTAGCACAACAATTTATTGTTCCTGACACTCAAGAACTTTTTGGATTTAATAATATAATATACCATATGTTTGGGCTACAAATACTAATGGCACCAAACTATTCAACCCCCATATTTACTTTATATTTTGTAGGATTAATTTTAATGTTCTATTCAATATACCCATTTATTAATTCAGAATCTATTGTAAAAATATATTATAAAATGTTTTTTATATATCTTTGCTCCATAGTAGCAACTTTATTTTTAAAAATTATTGACCAATCTTTTTTCACTTTCTACTTTATATTTATGGCAGGAGTCATATTTGCTAAAATTGGCCATATTGATAAGCAGCAATATACACTTTTGCTACCTTTAGTACCCACTATTTTAGTAGCTCTAGCAATTCTTAATGATAGAATATTTCTATATACAGATCCAAGAATCTCAATTACTGCAATATCTGATAGTTCAGGATCCATAGGAACTTCAACTGCATATTCCATAATAAATCAGATTTCATCTATGATGAATTTAACAAATACTTCTGTAGAATATACATTAGTTTTTATTCCATTCGTTTTATTATCCATACTTTTTTGCTTATTTACACTTTTATTTTCAAATGACCTTAACAATGAAAATTTGCCGCCTGCCATTCAAAAAGGCATAATAAACATATCATATTGCTCCTATTCATTGTATTTGTTCCATCGGCCATTTCTTACTATAGTTTCATCCCTTTTAGCTCCTTTAGAGCTATCTCCAATTATAAAAGATGGATTAATACTTGTTTTAGCAATACCTTTACTATATAGCCTATGCTACCATATCCAAAAAATAGACTCCAACATTAGTAAAAAAATAATGAAACAGATACGTTAA
- a CDS encoding putative Ig domain-containing protein, giving the protein MFNVPYGIYLDDPIDDSVISNNNIYGISDASDGHHIKVSDLVTNLTVSNNTLTGDAGIYQLQVNSKDSSFISNKIIADSGDVEYRFLNGVNTIVNPLTDDKRYFKVTSSSDFYVNYTFGKVFEPSSGTAVYYPAGSSSYLSDGTASVIVYDISLLPKISELNNLQIIDYDLDNNNYEFSVESSTKTNPTDVNVYSNVPNSYFDVYVDGLFYTREISASDGLVTFNYKDEWDARKIFSFQYVQVEAPVSSGTGISFTPSATSLTATSGESTTFSVETSQEFTSAVWSVDGDVVESSTTEHVHSWTTAGTHTVTFDGTADAGTISRSWVVIVSTAEYSSISISPSTTTVAPGESFSLDVYIDPTQALTGSQFDLQYSQLASISTVDEGDLFTASGLATTFQYDSISNAEGLLDNVYAAIVGSGTITSPGVMATIEMVAGSSSGIMDIGLTNVILSDANSNPAGYTVSDATVLIDTAPQFTTISAKTVEEKQSLSFTTTATDADGDDLSYTATSLPSGATFNGGSFSWTPSEGDAGSYVATFEVTDGYLTDTVNVSITVTPMNHIPEITLFEPADGSTFEEGSIIGVNVAATDADGDSLSYTIEIDGVQVSTSTSYSWTTDYESAGTHTIRVTVSDGTDEVSSSGTITITDLQPRWDVNEDGIVNVLDITLVGQNYGQTYTGELPRWDVNQDGTVNIQDLSIVSGHFGETV; this is encoded by the coding sequence ATGTTTAATGTTCCGTATGGTATTTACCTTGATGATCCTATAGATGATTCGGTTATCTCTAATAACAATATTTATGGAATATCTGATGCTTCTGACGGACATCATATAAAGGTAAGTGATTTAGTTACAAATCTGACTGTTAGTAATAATACTCTTACAGGTGATGCAGGAATTTATCAATTACAAGTAAACTCTAAAGATTCATCGTTTATAAGTAACAAGATAATAGCTGATTCTGGAGACGTAGAATATAGGTTCTTGAATGGTGTTAATACAATAGTAAATCCCTTAACAGATGACAAGAGATATTTTAAAGTAACATCCTCATCAGATTTCTATGTGAATTATACATTCGGTAAAGTGTTTGAACCAAGCTCAGGTACTGCTGTTTATTATCCTGCAGGTAGTAGTTCTTATTTATCAGATGGAACTGCAAGTGTAATTGTATATGATATTTCTTTATTACCTAAAATATCTGAACTAAACAATTTACAAATTATAGATTATGATTTGGATAATAATAACTATGAATTTTCAGTTGAGTCTTCTACTAAAACAAACCCTACTGATGTCAATGTTTATTCAAATGTTCCGAACTCTTATTTCGATGTTTATGTAGATGGTTTGTTTTATACAAGAGAAATTTCAGCTAGTGATGGATTAGTTACTTTTAACTATAAGGATGAATGGGATGCTAGAAAAATATTTAGTTTCCAATATGTGCAGGTAGAAGCACCAGTCTCCTCTGGCACAGGTATCTCATTCACTCCATCAGCAACATCCCTTACAGCAACATCAGGTGAATCCACAACATTCTCCGTAGAAACCAGCCAGGAATTCACAAGTGCAGTATGGTCTGTTGACGGTGATGTAGTAGAATCCAGTACAACCGAGCACGTACACTCATGGACTACAGCAGGCACACACACAGTGACCTTTGATGGAACTGCAGATGCAGGAACTATTTCAAGATCATGGGTAGTAATCGTATCTACAGCTGAATACTCATCCATCTCGATCTCCCCATCAACTACAACGGTAGCTCCGGGAGAATCTTTCAGTCTGGATGTGTACATTGATCCAACCCAGGCCCTTACAGGCTCACAGTTCGATCTGCAGTACAGCCAGCTTGCAAGCATCTCTACAGTAGATGAGGGTGACCTGTTCACAGCAAGCGGACTTGCAACAACCTTCCAGTATGACAGTATCAGCAATGCAGAAGGACTTCTGGACAATGTCTATGCAGCCATAGTAGGTAGCGGAACCATCACATCACCTGGTGTCATGGCCACGATTGAGATGGTCGCAGGCAGCAGTTCCGGTATAATGGACATTGGACTTACCAATGTGATCCTGAGTGATGCAAACTCCAATCCGGCAGGATACACAGTGTCCGATGCAACAGTCCTTATTGACACAGCTCCACAGTTCACAACTATCTCTGCAAAGACAGTAGAAGAAAAGCAGAGCCTGAGTTTCACAACAACTGCGACAGATGCAGATGGCGATGACCTTAGCTATACAGCTACCTCACTTCCATCCGGTGCAACATTCAACGGCGGAAGTTTCAGCTGGACCCCATCAGAGGGCGATGCAGGATCATATGTAGCAACATTTGAGGTCACAGATGGATATCTCACAGACACAGTGAATGTGAGCATAACTGTGACACCAATGAACCACATACCTGAGATAACTCTCTTTGAACCTGCAGATGGCTCAACATTTGAGGAAGGTTCAATCATTGGTGTGAACGTAGCTGCAACTGATGCAGACGGAGATTCACTGAGCTACACCATTGAGATCGATGGAGTACAGGTCAGCACCTCCACCAGCTACTCATGGACAACAGACTATGAATCCGCAGGAACACATACCATAAGGGTTACAGTAAGCGATGGTACAGATGAGGTCAGTTCCTCAGGTACAATTACAATCACTGACCTGCAGCCAAGATGGGATGTTAACGAGGATGGAATTGTCAATGTACTTGACATCACTCTGGTTGGTCAGAACTACGGTCAGACCTACACAGGAGAGCTTCCTCGCTGGGATGTGAACCAGGATGGTACAGTTAACATCCAGGACCTTTCAATAGTCTCAGGTCACTTCGGTGAAACAGTTTAA
- a CDS encoding UDP-N-acetylglucosamine-1-phosphate transferase, whose translation MLDLDSPSTLLALVIGSTFLVPFLATYISMPYFIKKLTDKGIIARDYYKREVTMIPERGGIAIILVAMVCFSLNTLFFKFSSTNYVVLIVIAMFGLFGILDDMVDIGRVTKLLLMYYCSYPLIQYATHTAFTLPSAGSIELGILYLQFIVPTYVLVASNLVNMHSGFNGLASGLSVIVLISLIIKSVLLGDVDNIFAVVSVTGATLGYYMYDRYPSKIFWGNVGSLTIGAAIGTIIVVQGFIISGFVMLIPHTINFLMYAYWRAMKFPVAKFGKEREDGTLEVPNALTLKWVLPYYRRVTEKQATWAMYALTMLFCAIGIFLPGRI comes from the coding sequence ATGCTGGATCTGGATTCACCTTCAACACTTTTAGCCTTGGTTATTGGAAGCACTTTTCTGGTGCCGTTCCTGGCTACTTACATATCAATGCCCTATTTTATAAAAAAGCTTACAGATAAGGGCATTATAGCCCGGGACTATTACAAGAGGGAAGTTACCATGATCCCTGAGAGAGGCGGTATCGCCATCATCCTTGTGGCTATGGTTTGTTTCTCCCTGAACACTTTGTTCTTCAAGTTCTCATCTACTAATTACGTGGTCCTCATAGTCATTGCCATGTTCGGTCTTTTTGGTATCCTTGACGACATGGTGGACATAGGCAGAGTAACAAAACTGCTTCTTATGTATTATTGTTCATACCCGCTGATCCAGTATGCTACCCATACGGCTTTCACACTCCCAAGCGCTGGCAGCATTGAACTGGGAATTCTTTACCTGCAGTTCATTGTACCTACATATGTCCTTGTGGCATCCAACCTTGTGAACATGCACTCTGGTTTCAACGGTCTTGCTTCAGGCTTGTCTGTGATCGTACTTATCTCTTTGATCATAAAGTCTGTACTTCTGGGTGATGTGGACAACATCTTTGCCGTTGTCAGCGTCACAGGAGCAACACTTGGATACTATATGTACGACAGGTACCCTTCAAAGATATTCTGGGGAAATGTAGGATCACTCACCATAGGAGCAGCCATAGGTACAATAATTGTAGTACAGGGCTTCATCATCAGTGGATTTGTTATGCTGATCCCGCATACGATCAATTTCCTCATGTACGCCTACTGGAGAGCTATGAAGTTCCCGGTGGCCAAGTTTGGAAAGGAAAGAGAGGACGGAACACTGGAAGTTCCAAATGCACTCACACTCAAATGGGTTCTTCCATACTACCGCAGAGTAACTGAAAAGCAAGCCACATGGGCAATGTATGCCCTTACAATGCTCTTCTGCGCAATTGGAATATTCCTCCCAGGAAGGATCTGA